A stretch of the Macaca mulatta isolate MMU2019108-1 chromosome 16, T2T-MMU8v2.0, whole genome shotgun sequence genome encodes the following:
- the LLGL2 gene encoding LLGL scribble cell polarity complex component 2 isoform X7 → MSFPEPARSYGAPGVEFMGLHRENNAVTQIHLLPGQCQLVTLLDDNSLHLWSLKVKGGASELQEDESFTLRGPPGAAPSATQITVVLPHSLCKLLYLGTESGNVFVVQLPAFRALEDRTISSDAVLQRLPEEARHRRVFEMVEALQEHPRDPNQILIGYSRGLVVIWDLQGSRVLYHFLSSQQLENIWWQRDGRLLVSCHSDGSYCQWPVSSDAQQPEPLRSLVPYGPFPCKAITKILWLTTRQGLPFTIFQGGMPRASYGDRHCISVIHDGQQTAFDFTSRVIDFTVLTEADPAAAFDDPYALVVLAEEELVVIDLQTAGWPPVQLPYLASLHCSAITCSHHVSNIPLKLWERIIAAGSQQNAHFSTMEWPIDGGTSLTPAPPQRDLLLTGHEDGTVRFWDASGVCLRLLYKLSTVRVFLTDTDPNENLSAQGEDEWPPLRKVGSFDPYSDDPRLGIQKIFLCKYSGYLAVAGTAGQVLVLELNDEAAEQAVEQVEADLLQDQEGYRWKGHERLAARSGPVRFEPGFQPFVLVQCQPPAVVTSLALHSEWRLVAFGTSHGFGLFDHQQRRQVFVKCTLHPSDQLALEGPLSRVKSLKKSLRQSFRRMRRSRVSSRKRRPAGTPGEVQEGSAKTERPGLQNMELAPVQRKIEARSAEDSFTGFVRTLYFADTYLRDSSRHCPSLWAGTNGGTIYAFSLRVPPAERRMDEPVRAEQAKEIQLMHRAPVVGILVLDGHSVPLPEPLEVAHDLSKSPDMQGSHQLLVVSEEQFKVFTLPKVSAKLKLKLTALEGSRVRRVSVAHFGSRRAEDYGEHHLAVLTNLGDIQVVSLPLLKPQVRYSCIRREDVSGIASCVFTKYGQGFYLISPSEFERFSLSTKWLVEPRCLVDSAETKNHRPGNGAGPKKVPSRARNSGTQSDGEEKQPGLVMERALLSDERVLKEIQSTLEGDRGSLNWHSHRAAMGRSLSNGGAE, encoded by the exons TGCCAGCTGGTCACCCTGCTGGATGACAACAGCCTGCACCTTTGGAGCCTGAAGGTCAAGGGCGGAGCATCGGAGCTACAGGAGGATGAGAGCTTCACACTGCGTGGCCCCCCAGG GGCTGCCCCCAGTGCCACACAGATCACCGTGGTCCTGCCCCATTCCTTGTGCAAACTGCTGTACCTGGGCACCGAGAGCGGCAACGTGTTTGTGGTGCAGCTGCCAGCTTTTCGCGCGCTGGAGGACCGGACCATCAGCTCGGACGCGGTGCTGCAGCG GTTGCCAGAGGAGGCCCGCCACCGGCGGGTGTTCGAGATGGTGGAGGCGCTGCAGGAGCACCCTCGAGACCCCAACCAGATCCTGATCGGCTACAGCCGAGGTCTTGTTGTCATCTGGGACCTGCAGGGCAGCCGTGTGCTCTACCACTTCCTCAGCAGCCAG CAACTGGAGAACATCTGGTGGCAGCGGGACGGCCGCCTACTCGTCAGCTGTCACTCCGATGGCAGCTACTGCCAGTGGCCCGTGTCCAGCGACGCCCAGCAACCAGAGCCCCTCCGCAGCCTCGTGCCTTACG GTCCCTTTCCTTGCAAAGCGATTACCAAAATCCTCTGGCTGACCACTAGGCAGGG GTTGCCCTTCACCATCTTCCAGGGCGGCATGCCACGGGCCAGCTACGGGGACCGCCACTGCATCTCAGTGATCCACGATGGCCAGCAGACGGCCTTCGACTTCACCTCCCGTGTCATCGACTTTACTGTCCTCACAGAGGCGGACCCTGCAGCCG CCTTTGACGACCCCTATGCCCTGGTGGTGCTGGCTGAGGAGGAGCTGGTGGTGATTGACCTGCAGACAGCAGGCTGGCCACCGGTCCAGCTGCCCTACCTGGCTTCCCTGCACTGTTCCGCCATCACCTGCTCCCACCACGTCTCCAACATCCCCCTGAAGCTGTGGGAGCGGATCATTGCCGCCGGCAGCCAGCAGAATGCGCACTTCTCCACCATG GAGTGGCCAATTGACGGTGGCACCAGCCTGactccagccccaccccagagGGATCTGCTGCTCACAGG GCACGAGGATGGCACGGTGCGGTTCTGGGATGCCTCAGGTGTCTGCTTGCGGCTGCTGTACAAACTCAGCACAGTGCGCGTGTTCCTCACCGACACGGACCCCAACGAGAACCTCAGTGCCCAGGGCGAGGACGAGTGGCCCCCACTCCGCAAG GTGGGCTCCTTTGACCCCTACAGTGATGACCCCCGGCTGGGCATCCAGAAGATCTTCCTCTGCAAGTACAGTGGCTACCTGGCTGTGGCAGGCACGGCAGGGCAG GTGCTGGTACTGGAACTGAATGATGAGGCAGCAGAGCAGGCTGTGGAGCAGGTGGAGGCCGACCTGCTGCAAGACCAAGAGGGCTACCGCTGGAAGGGGCACGAGCGCCTGGCAGCCCGCTCAGGGCCTGTGCGCTTTGAGCCTGGCTTTCAGCCCTTCGTGTTGGTGCAGTGCCAGCCCCCGGCTGTGGTCACCTCCTTGGCCCTGCACTCTGAGTGGCGGCTCGTGGCCTTTGGCACCAGCCATGGCTTTGGCCTCTTTGACCACCAGCAGCGGCGGCAGGTCTTTGTTAA GTGCACGCTGCACCCCAGTGACCAGCTGGCCTTGGAGGGCCCATTGTCCCGCGTCAAGTCCCTCAAGAAGTCCTTGCGTCAGTCATTCCGCCGGATGCGTCGGAGCCGGGTGTCCAGCCGGAAGCGGCGCCCGGCTGGCACCCCAGGAGAG GTGCAGGAGGGGAGCGCCAAGACTGAGCGGCCGGGCCTCCAGAACATGGAGCTGGCACCTGTGCAGCGCAAGATCGAGGCTCGCTCGGCAGAGGACTCCTTCACAGGCTTCGTCCGGACCCTGTACTTTGCTGACACCTACCTGAGGGACA GCTCCCGCCACTGCCCCTCGCTGTGGGCTGGCACCAACGGGGGCACCATCTATGCCTTCTCCCTGCGTGTGCCCCCCGCTGAGCGGAGAATGGATGAGCCCGTGCGGGCAGAGCAGG CCAAGGAGATCCAGCTGATGCACCGGGCGCCGGTGGTGGGCATCCTGGTGCTCGACGGACACAGCGTACCCCTTCCCGAGCCCCTCGAAGTGGCCCATGATCTGTCGAAGAGCCCTGACATGCAGGGAAGCCACCAGCTGCTCGTTGTGTCGGAGGAGCAGTTCAAG GTGTTCACGCTGCCCAAGGTGAGTGCCAAGCTGAAGCTGAAGCTGACGGCCCTGGAGGGCTCAAGGGTGAGGCGGGTCAGCGTGGCCCACTTCGGCAGTCGTCGAGCTGAGGACTATGGGGAGCACCACCTGGCAGTCCTCACCAATCTGGGTGACATCCAGGTGGTGTCGCTGCCACTGCTCAAGCCCCAGGTGCGCTACAGCTGCATCCGCCGGGAGGACGTCAGTGGCATCGCCTCCTGCGTCTTCACCAAATATGGCCAAG GCTTCTACCTGATCTCACCCTCGGAGTTCGAGCGCTTCTCTCTCTCCACCAAGTGGCTGGTGGAGCCCCGGTGTCTGGTGGATTCAGCAGAAACCAAGAACCACCGCCCTGGTAACGGGGCAGGCCCCAAGAAGGTGCCGAGCCGAGCCAG GAACTCAGGGACTCAGAGTGATGGCGAGG AGAAGCAGCCCGGCTTGGTGATGGAGCGCGCTCTGCTCAGTGATGAGA GAGTCCTGAAGGAAATCCAGAGCACACTGGAGGGAGACCGCGG GAGCCTCAACTGGCATTCACATCGAGCGGCCATGGGGCgcagcctcagcaatggcggag CAGAGTGA
- the LLGL2 gene encoding LLGL scribble cell polarity complex component 2 isoform X2, giving the protein MRRFLRPGHDPVRERLKRDLFQFNKTVEHGFPHQPSALGYSPSLRILAIGTRSGAIKLYGAPGVEFMGLHRENNAVTQIHLLPGQCQLVTLLDDNSLHLWSLKVKGGASELQEDESFTLRGPPGAAPSATQITVVLPHSLCKLLYLGTESGNVFVVQLPAFRALEDRTISSDAVLQRLPEEARHRRVFEMVEALQEHPRDPNQILIGYSRGLVVIWDLQGSRVLYHFLSSQQLENIWWQRDGRLLVSCHSDGSYCQWPVSSDAQQPEPLRSLVPYGQCFTRRAGPTPAPAHCCFSVPARLPFTIFQGGMPRASYGDRHCISVIHDGQQTAFDFTSRVIDFTVLTEADPAAAFDDPYALVVLAEEELVVIDLQTAGWPPVQLPYLASLHCSAITCSHHVSNIPLKLWERIIAAGSQQNAHFSTMEWPIDGGTSLTPAPPQRDLLLTGHEDGTVRFWDASGVCLRLLYKLSTVRVFLTDTDPNENLSAQGEDEWPPLRKVGSFDPYSDDPRLGIQKIFLCKYSGYLAVAGTAGQVLVLELNDEAAEQAVEQVEADLLQDQEGYRWKGHERLAARSGPVRFEPGFQPFVLVQCQPPAVVTSLALHSEWRLVAFGTSHGFGLFDHQQRRQVFVKCTLHPSDQLALEGPLSRVKSLKKSLRQSFRRMRRSRVSSRKRRPAGTPGEVQEGSAKTERPGLQNMELAPVQRKIEARSAEDSFTGFVRTLYFADTYLRDSSRHCPSLWAGTNGGTIYAFSLRVPPAERRMDEPVRAEQAKEIQLMHRAPVVGILVLDGHSVPLPEPLEVAHDLSKSPDMQGSHQLLVVSEEQFKVFTLPKVSAKLKLKLTALEGSRVRRVSVAHFGSRRAEDYGEHHLAVLTNLGDIQVVSLPLLKPQVRYSCIRREDVSGIASCVFTKYGQGFYLISPSEFERFSLSTKWLVEPRCLVDSAETKNHRPGNGAGPKKVPSRARNSGTQSDGEEKQPGLVMERALLSDERVLKEIQSTLEGDRGSLNWHSHRAAMGRSLSNGGE; this is encoded by the exons TGCCAGCTGGTCACCCTGCTGGATGACAACAGCCTGCACCTTTGGAGCCTGAAGGTCAAGGGCGGAGCATCGGAGCTACAGGAGGATGAGAGCTTCACACTGCGTGGCCCCCCAGG GGCTGCCCCCAGTGCCACACAGATCACCGTGGTCCTGCCCCATTCCTTGTGCAAACTGCTGTACCTGGGCACCGAGAGCGGCAACGTGTTTGTGGTGCAGCTGCCAGCTTTTCGCGCGCTGGAGGACCGGACCATCAGCTCGGACGCGGTGCTGCAGCG GTTGCCAGAGGAGGCCCGCCACCGGCGGGTGTTCGAGATGGTGGAGGCGCTGCAGGAGCACCCTCGAGACCCCAACCAGATCCTGATCGGCTACAGCCGAGGTCTTGTTGTCATCTGGGACCTGCAGGGCAGCCGTGTGCTCTACCACTTCCTCAGCAGCCAG CAACTGGAGAACATCTGGTGGCAGCGGGACGGCCGCCTACTCGTCAGCTGTCACTCCGATGGCAGCTACTGCCAGTGGCCCGTGTCCAGCGACGCCCAGCAACCAGAGCCCCTCCGCAGCCTCGTGCCTTACGGTCAGTGTTTCACCCGCCGGGCAGGGCCCACCCCCg CCCCAGCCCACTGCTGCTTCTCTGTGCCTGCCAGGTTGCCCTTCACCATCTTCCAGGGCGGCATGCCACGGGCCAGCTACGGGGACCGCCACTGCATCTCAGTGATCCACGATGGCCAGCAGACGGCCTTCGACTTCACCTCCCGTGTCATCGACTTTACTGTCCTCACAGAGGCGGACCCTGCAGCCG CCTTTGACGACCCCTATGCCCTGGTGGTGCTGGCTGAGGAGGAGCTGGTGGTGATTGACCTGCAGACAGCAGGCTGGCCACCGGTCCAGCTGCCCTACCTGGCTTCCCTGCACTGTTCCGCCATCACCTGCTCCCACCACGTCTCCAACATCCCCCTGAAGCTGTGGGAGCGGATCATTGCCGCCGGCAGCCAGCAGAATGCGCACTTCTCCACCATG GAGTGGCCAATTGACGGTGGCACCAGCCTGactccagccccaccccagagGGATCTGCTGCTCACAGG GCACGAGGATGGCACGGTGCGGTTCTGGGATGCCTCAGGTGTCTGCTTGCGGCTGCTGTACAAACTCAGCACAGTGCGCGTGTTCCTCACCGACACGGACCCCAACGAGAACCTCAGTGCCCAGGGCGAGGACGAGTGGCCCCCACTCCGCAAG GTGGGCTCCTTTGACCCCTACAGTGATGACCCCCGGCTGGGCATCCAGAAGATCTTCCTCTGCAAGTACAGTGGCTACCTGGCTGTGGCAGGCACGGCAGGGCAG GTGCTGGTACTGGAACTGAATGATGAGGCAGCAGAGCAGGCTGTGGAGCAGGTGGAGGCCGACCTGCTGCAAGACCAAGAGGGCTACCGCTGGAAGGGGCACGAGCGCCTGGCAGCCCGCTCAGGGCCTGTGCGCTTTGAGCCTGGCTTTCAGCCCTTCGTGTTGGTGCAGTGCCAGCCCCCGGCTGTGGTCACCTCCTTGGCCCTGCACTCTGAGTGGCGGCTCGTGGCCTTTGGCACCAGCCATGGCTTTGGCCTCTTTGACCACCAGCAGCGGCGGCAGGTCTTTGTTAA GTGCACGCTGCACCCCAGTGACCAGCTGGCCTTGGAGGGCCCATTGTCCCGCGTCAAGTCCCTCAAGAAGTCCTTGCGTCAGTCATTCCGCCGGATGCGTCGGAGCCGGGTGTCCAGCCGGAAGCGGCGCCCGGCTGGCACCCCAGGAGAG GTGCAGGAGGGGAGCGCCAAGACTGAGCGGCCGGGCCTCCAGAACATGGAGCTGGCACCTGTGCAGCGCAAGATCGAGGCTCGCTCGGCAGAGGACTCCTTCACAGGCTTCGTCCGGACCCTGTACTTTGCTGACACCTACCTGAGGGACA GCTCCCGCCACTGCCCCTCGCTGTGGGCTGGCACCAACGGGGGCACCATCTATGCCTTCTCCCTGCGTGTGCCCCCCGCTGAGCGGAGAATGGATGAGCCCGTGCGGGCAGAGCAGG CCAAGGAGATCCAGCTGATGCACCGGGCGCCGGTGGTGGGCATCCTGGTGCTCGACGGACACAGCGTACCCCTTCCCGAGCCCCTCGAAGTGGCCCATGATCTGTCGAAGAGCCCTGACATGCAGGGAAGCCACCAGCTGCTCGTTGTGTCGGAGGAGCAGTTCAAG GTGTTCACGCTGCCCAAGGTGAGTGCCAAGCTGAAGCTGAAGCTGACGGCCCTGGAGGGCTCAAGGGTGAGGCGGGTCAGCGTGGCCCACTTCGGCAGTCGTCGAGCTGAGGACTATGGGGAGCACCACCTGGCAGTCCTCACCAATCTGGGTGACATCCAGGTGGTGTCGCTGCCACTGCTCAAGCCCCAGGTGCGCTACAGCTGCATCCGCCGGGAGGACGTCAGTGGCATCGCCTCCTGCGTCTTCACCAAATATGGCCAAG GCTTCTACCTGATCTCACCCTCGGAGTTCGAGCGCTTCTCTCTCTCCACCAAGTGGCTGGTGGAGCCCCGGTGTCTGGTGGATTCAGCAGAAACCAAGAACCACCGCCCTGGTAACGGGGCAGGCCCCAAGAAGGTGCCGAGCCGAGCCAG GAACTCAGGGACTCAGAGTGATGGCGAGG AGAAGCAGCCCGGCTTGGTGATGGAGCGCGCTCTGCTCAGTGATGAGA GAGTCCTGAAGGAAATCCAGAGCACACTGGAGGGAGACCGCGG GAGCCTCAACTGGCATTCACATCGAGCGGCCATGGGGCgcagcctcagcaatggcggag AGTGA